One Rosa chinensis cultivar Old Blush chromosome 5, RchiOBHm-V2, whole genome shotgun sequence genomic region harbors:
- the LOC112167931 gene encoding disease resistance protein RGA2 produces MEFASSIADDVLGRLASHASQEISFAWSAQLELTKLSTTLSTIKLVLEDAEKKQVRDPLITRWLGNLKDVCHDVDDVLDELDFQKLRLKVEVDNCGKIKGKVRQFFPRWNPIVFNFKMGHKVKEIRDRLVEIDNEKRQFSLLEFAKIAEDPRAPQQVHGDRRMTTSKVEASNVIGRDDDKKQIIKHLLNDTDFSSEENVSVVSIIGLGGLGKTTLAKLVYNDSMVEENFETKMWICVSDNFDIQTLIRGITNAANGPKCEDESLDLMERKLQDNLRGKKVLLVLDDIWDSESIGITIEKWIHFKTLLNVGANGSKIIITTRNKSVALLVSPLYMHSLEGLSHKDCMSLFIQRAFKRGQEQRYQHLMEIGEDIVKKCGGVPLAVTTVGSMLCLNTEQYHWLRVRDDDMWSIGNDNILPALKLSYDALPQHLKSCFAFCSLFPKDYVFSSAMLVPLWIAQGYLKSSKKNEDFEQMGIDYIRQFCSRSLFQVEMDLKTFIKFKIHDLVHDLAISVAQIEYSTVNFRPSSAFEMVRHVSICKKDLLGEEAQVPEFMLKSNKLRTILILGDDQMNQRFVKTCILRFKCMRVLNLNGLPLEELPSSIGSLFHLRFLDLSGNSKINRLPNSISKLLNLESLYLRGCDALEEIPKDIGNLINLRSFTITTQQTYLPKGIRRLTLLQSLAFNGCVNLKSLGEEIEFLDNLRKLWIDSCNNLECLPPNMKHMTALDSFGVSDCEKLQVMMRSGEGPQRLRSLLIENSSLEALPPWLIEDSADTLQSIALVGCHNLKALPELINFRFLEQLHIEECSKLSALPQGLHCLTELRGLRIEGCPELSKSCKRQLKGEEWSKMARQVKITLDADDEEDEADNRLADGRIAYLTTRHPRRWR; encoded by the coding sequence atggAGTTTGCCAGCAGCATTGCAGATGACGTCTTGGGTAGGCTAGCTTCACATGCTTCCCAAGAGATCTCCTTTGCATGGAGTGCCCAACTTGAGCTCACCAAGCTCAGCACCACCTTATCTACCATCAAACTAGTGCTCGAGGATGCAGAGAAGAAGCAAGTGAGAGATCCCCTAATCACTCGTTGGTTAGGAAATCTCAAAGATGTTTGTCATGACGTTGATGATGTCTTGGACGAACTGGACTTCCAAAAGTTGCGGTTGAAGGTGGAGGTCGACAATTGTGGAAAGATCAAAGGAAAGGTACGCCAATTTTTTCCCCGATGGAATCCAATAGTGTTTAACTTCAAAATGGGACATAAAGTAAAAGAGATTAGAGACAGACTAGTTGAAATTGATAATGAAAAGAGACAGTTTTCTCTCCTTGAGTTTGCTAAGATAGCCGAAGATCCTCGTGCGCCCCAGCAAGTGCACGGTGACAGGAGGATGACTACCTCTAAAGTTGAGGCTTCAAATGTTATTGGAAGAGATGATGATAAAAAACAGATTATCAAGCATCTCTTGAATGACACTGATTTCTCCAGTGAGGAGAATGTTTCTGTTGTTTCCATAATTGGGTTAGGAGGGTTGGGGAAAACAACACTTGCTAAATTGGTGTACAATGATAGCATGGTAGAAGAAAATTTTGAGAcaaagatgtggatatgcgtcTCAGACAACTTTGATATTCAAACATTAATTCGAGGTATTACTAATGCTGCAAATGGACCAAAATGTGAGGATGAAAGTTTGGATCTTATGGAAAGAAAGTTGCAAGATAATCTTAGAGgtaaaaaagttttattggtgTTGGACGATATTTGGGATTCAGAGTCGATTGGAATAACAATTGAAAAATGGATTCATTTTAAAACTTTGTTAAATGTGGGAGCTAATGGAAGCAAAATCATTATTACAACACGAAATAAATCAGTTGCTTTACTTGTGAGTCCCTTATACATGCATTCTTTAGAAGGTCTTTCCCACAAAGATTGCATGTCCTTGTTCATCCAAAGGGCATTTAAAAGAGGACAGGAGCAGCGCTATCAACATTTGATGGAAATTGGAGAGGATATTGTGAAGAAGTGTGGAGGAGTTCCTTTAGCGGTAACTACCGTAGGGAGCATGCTCTGTTTGAATACAGAGCAATACCATTGGTTGCGTGTCAGAGATGATGACATGTGGAGTATAGGGAATGATAATATTCTACCTGCACTCAAATTGAGCTATGATGCATTGCCACAACACTTAAAATCATGTTTTGCATTTTGTTCACTTTTCCCAAAGGATTATGTATTCAGTAGTGCAATGTTGGTTCCATTGTGGATAGCACAAGGCTACCTCAAGTCATCTAAGAAAAATGAAGATTTTGAACAGATGGGTATAGACTATATAAGGCAGTTTTGCTCTAGATCTTTGTTTCAAGTCGAGATGGATCTCAAAACATTTATAAAGTTTAAAATACATGATCTAGTTCATGATTTAGCAATTTCAGTGGCACAAATAGAGTACTCCACAGTCAATTTTCGTCCCTCTAGTGCTTTTGAAATGGTTCGACATGTGTCAATATGTAAAAAGGACTTACTTGGAGAAGAGGCACAAGTTCCTGAATTCATGCTCAAGTCAAACAAATTGCGAACCATTCTAATTCTTGGAGATGACCAAATGAATCAACGTTTTGTGAAGACATGCATCTTGAGATTCAAATGTATGCGGGTGCTAAATCTCAATGGGTTGCCTCTTGAGGAGCTACCAAGTTCCATTGgtagtttgtttcatttgagaTTCCTCGACTTGTCTGGTAATAGTAAGATAAACAGGCTTCCCAATTCCATCAGTAAGCTGCTGAATTTGGAGAGCTTGTACCTTAGGGGTTGTGACGCACTTGAGGAGATACCCAAAGACATAGGGAACCTGATCAACCTACGGAGCTTCACGATAACAACACAGCAGACTTATTTGCCAAAAGGAATTAGACGTCTCACCTTACTTCAGTCTTTAGCTTTTAATGGATGTGTCAATCTTAAATCTTTGGGCGAAGAGATTGAATTCCTCGACAACCTTCGCAAATTGTGGATTGATAGTTGTAATAATTTGGAATGCTTGCCACCAAATATGAAACACATGACCGCTTTAGATAGTTTCGGTGTCAGTGATTGCGAGAAGCTTCAGGTGATGATGAGATCAGGGGAAGGTCCTCAACGTCTTCGATCATTGCTTATCGAGAATTCAAGTTTGGAGGCTTTGCCCCCTTGGCTCATTGAAGATTCTGCAGACACTCTACAGAGCATAGCACTTGTTGGATGTCATAATCTCAAGGCACTTCCGGAGTTGATAAACTTCAGATTCCTCGAGCAACTACACATTGAAGAATGCTCCAAATTGTCGGCTTTGCCGCAAGGGTTGCATTGCCTTACTGAGTTGAGAGGATTGAGGATTGAAGGGTGTCCTGAATTGAGCAAAAGCTGCAAAAGGCAATTAAAAGGTGAGGAGTGGTCAAAGATGGCACGTCAGGTGAAGATTACACTCGAcgctgatgatgaagaagatgaagccgACAATCGCTTG